The following DNA comes from Reinekea thalattae.
AATGGCGGTGTTCATACCAATGACTTCACCATTGGCATTGACCAAAGCGCCACCGCTGTTGCCCGGATTAATCGCCGCATCGGTCTGTATAAAGTCAGTCAGGTTGGTCAGTTGCGGTTGTGCTCTGCTGGTTGCCGAAATGATACCCATAGAAACCGATTGGCCAATACCGAATGGATTACCAATGGTAAAGGCAAGGTCGCCAACCTTAAGTTGGCTGCTATCACTGGTTGGCAAAGGTTGAGATATCCGCAAGCCCGTTTGTAATACAGCAATGTCGGTATCATTATCTATTAGAGTGCTAATAACTTCGGCCTGTTCGCCATTGTGAGCGACAACGATAATCTGCTGTGCGCCTTTAACAACGTGCGCATTGGTGACGATATGGCCTTGTGTGTCTAGAATAATACCGGACCCTAAGTTGGTCTTTTTGTAGAGGTTATCGCTTTGGTTGTTTGGTAAATACTGAGCGAAGAATTCATCCTGTTGCAATGCAGAGCGATTAATACTGACCGTTTGGCTGGTGTATATGCTCACCGTATAAGGCAGTACCGGCGCTAATGCTTGAGCAAAGCTTGCATTGGCTAGGGATGATTGCCTTGGTTGCAGTGCCTGTTTAAAGACTAAAACAGTCAGGCCGATAAGTAGGCCGAGTGCAATACTGACAAGCCATTCATATTTTAGACGGTGGGTTATGGGCGATTTTTGCGACATCTTTATCTATTTCAACCAGATGATTTATTAGGAGTGTAACATATGGGCGTTCTGCGCAATGAACTGGAAACCTATTTAGCAAAGCTATTAAATGCCGAGCAGTTTAAAGATTACTGCCCAAACGGGCTGCAAGTTGAAGGCCAGATGCAAATTGAACGTATAGTTACCGGTGTGACTGCAAGCCAAGGGCTAATAGAGGCTGCTATTGCACATAATGCGCAAGCTATTTTGGTGCATCATGGTTATTTTTGGAAAGGCGAAAGCCCGATTATAAAGGGCATAAAGCGCAACCGAATTTCGACCTTACTGCAGCACGATATTAATTTATTTGCTTATCACTTACCGCTTGATGTGCATGAGACATTAGGTAATAACGTCTTATTAGCCAAGGATATGGGCTGGCAAATAGATGGCGAATTAGCTGGCACCGTGGGTCTTCAAGGTCAATTAGCTGAGCCGACAAGTGCTGGCGAGCTAAAGACGAAATTGGCTGAAAAACTCGACTTTAATGTATTACATATTGGCGATGAAACTCGTCAAGTGAAGCGGCTGGCTTGGTGTACCGGTGGCGCACCAGATTATTTGCAGCAAGCCGTCGACGCGGGTGTCGATGCGTTTATTTCTGGTGAGATAAATGAGCGTACCGCACATTTAGCGCAAGAAAGCGGTGTGCATTATTTTGCTGCGGGTCACCATGCGACAGAGCGTTATGGTGTTCGTGCTTTAGGCGAGCACGTAGCGTCAACGTTCGATATCGACGTGCAGTTTGTTGATCTGCCGGTTCCAGTTTGAGCTGAAAACGGCAGATCATTTAGCGACTGCGATTAGATCTCTAAAAGGATGGATTGTGTTTTCAATTCATCCAGTAGTTCGTCCACAGCATTGTTGTTCAGAGTGATACCAAAAGGTAACTTTTGCTCAGAACCGGCGACGATAGCAATTAGGCCTGCCGCTTCAATGTATGGGCAAACCGTAAGCGCATCTTCTGCTCGCACAATGACAGCTGCATGGCCACGATTAAACAGCCGTTGCTCTAGCTGAACCGCCAGTTCAGCGTTATTTACAACGACTGTAACAGGGCTTTGCTGGTAACGAACTTTACGATCCTGATCCGAAACTAGGCGTTGATCAGCGGCATCGGCTTCTTTTTCAATCATCCCAGCAGCCACGGTACCGTTTGATAAACGGTCGATCATAATGAACTCACCAGTGTGCTTATTTTGTTGATAAGCATCGACCACAACCTGCTTGTTCAGGTGGATCGTCACTGTTGCGATACTGTTGAGTTCAAGCTCGCTTGCGCGGCTAGTTTCCAGTGTGTTGACGTCGATTTTCTCATTGATCTGAGTAACCGAGCCAATGCACAGCTGGTGGCCAATTTTAAAATAGTACTGACGACCAGGAACCAGCGGAGCTTCATTCATCCAAACCAGCTTGGTTTCGAATGATTGACCGATCATCGGCTGTTCGCCTGCTTTTACCAGCATATCACCACGGCTGATATCGATTTCATCATTCAGCGTCACAGTAACGGCTTGGCCAACATGAGCCTCGTCTAAGTTGCCGTCGAAAGTGACGATTTCATCGACACTCGAACTTTGACCGCTTGGCAATGCAACAACCTTGTCACCAGGTTTAATACGGCCTGCTGCGATTGTGCCAGCGAAGCCACGGAAGTTAAGGTTTGGACGGTTGACGTACTGCACTGGCAGACGGAAACCTTCAAAGCTTTCGTCGTTTGCGATCTGAGTGGTTTCCAGCAGCTGCATCATGGTTTGGCCTTTGAACCACGGCATGTTTTCGCTGGCATTAACAACGTTATCGCCTTCCAATGCGGACATTGGAACAAATTGAATATCTGGAATACTGAGCTGCTCAGCAAAGGCTAGATAATCCGCTTTGATTTCCTCGAAGCGCTGTTCGCTAAACTCAACCAAGTCCATTTTGTTGACCGCAACAATAAGGTGCTTCAAACCTAGTAGATGAGCAATAAAGCTGTGTCGGCGAGTCTGAGTCATGACACCGTGGCGAGCGTCAATCAGAATAATGGCTAGGTCGCAGGTTGATGCACCGGTTGCCATATTGCGAGTGTATTGCTCGTGCCCCGGCGTATCTGCAATGATGAATTTGCGCTTGGCGGTAGAAAAATACCGGTAGGCAACGTCAATCGTAATGCCTTGTTCACGCTCGGCCTGTAAACCATCGACGAGTAATGCTAGATCAACCTTTTCACCCGTGGTGCCGGATTTCTGGCTGTCTTTTTCAATCGCCGCTAACTGATCTTCATAGATCATTTTAGAATCGTGTAGCAAGCGACCAATGAGGGTCGATTTGCCATCGTCAACGCTGCCGCAGGTTAAAAAGCGCAGCAGTTCTTTATTTTGATGCTGCTCAAGATAGGCATTGATATCTGTAGCAATCAAATCAGATTGGTGTGACATAAAAGTGTTCCGTCCTTTAGAAATAACCTTCTTGTTTCTTTTTCTCCATTGACCCAGATGAATCGTGGTCAATGGCTCTGCCTTGACGCTCACTCGTTGTGGTGAGTAGCATTTCCTGAATAATTTCAGGCAAGGTGGTGGCTTCGGATTCGACAGCACCCGTTAATGGGTAGCAGCCGAGAGTTCTAAAGCGAACGTTTTTGAATTGGATTTTCTCGCCAGGTTGCAACTTCATACGGTCATCATTAACGTTGATCAGCATGCCGTCGCGTTCAACTACTGGACGCTTAGCGGAGAAATAAAGCGGAACGATTTCGATCTCTTCAAGATGGATATACTGCCAGATATCGAGCTCAGTCCAGTTAGATAATGGGAATACTCGAATCGACTCGCCTTTGTTAATGCGAGCGTTGTAGTTATTCCAAAGTTCAGGGCGCTGGTTTTTAGGGTCCCAGCGGTGGTTTGAATCTCTAAATGAGTAAACCCGTTCTTTGGCACGAGATTTTTCTTCATCACGACGAGCACCACCAAAGGCTGCATCGAAGCCGTATTTGTCTAGGGCTTGTTTCAGACCTTGGGTTTTCATGACGTCAGTATGTACTGAGCTGCCGTGATCGAATGGATTGATGCCCTGATCTAAACCGTCTTGGTTTTTATGAACCAATAGATCAAAGTCGTATTTCTTGGCAATGTTGTCACGAAATTCAATCATTTCTTTGAATTTCCAATCGGTATCAACATGCAGGAGTTTGAATGGCAATTTGCCAGGGAAAAATGCTTTGCGCGCTAGGTGTAACATCACCGCAGAGTCTTTACCAATAGAGTAAAGCATGACTGGGTTGTCGAATTCAGCGACCACTTCACGAATGATGTGAATACTTTCAGCTTCAAGCTGTTTTAAGTGCGTAAATTTACTTCGGTTCATTGCCCGTTTGCCCATTAAAATGATACGCGCACTATATCAGAGCTATGGTTATCTATAATAACTTTCTTAGAGCATTTTGTTATAAAACTATACACTTAGCGTTAGGTTGCTTTAATTAGGTTTCAGGCGAGAATTAGGTTTTGGGTGAGTCAGAGTCTTTCAGGCCAAAGGTTTCTGAAAGCGTACCTTCTTGGTGGGGTGTTTTGTCTGCGTAGTCCCAAGGACGATCCAGCGCTGGTTCATCGGTTTTAGGTGCCAAATCTTCCAAATTAGGCTCTTCTCGATGGGCTGCAATGCGTAACTCAGGTTTAACAAACTCTTCAGCGCCTTGGCTGAGGTGGCGTTGAATCTGCTGATAGTTTTCACTTAATTCGTTGATCAGCTCCGTCGTGCGGCCGAAGTGCTCGGTGACACTGACCTGATAGTCTTGGTGTGCTTTTTTTAGCTGGCTAAGTTCACGCTTTAATGATGATTTGTCTTTACCAGTGATGGTTAATAACAGCTGCGAAAGAAAGCCACCGACAATCAACGCAGCAAAAATAGAGACAATAAAAGTTAGCCAAGTAATATGCAGCACGGTTTAGCTCCTATCCTTAAAATGAAGATGTCAGAAAGTGACAGCTGTTACTAAATTCGAATGAGATGTCTTATAAATTAAATAACCTATAACGCTAAAAAGTATAGCCCTATGCAAGGCGTTGAATATAGCCTGTTTACTTAAACATTTATGACAACGGTTCATTGATAGTATGATACTCGTGACGTAAATAAACGTAACGATCGCAGTGGAGTGTTCTATGGCAATCGCCAGCCCTTGGCAGCAATATCAAACTGACTTACAAAAAGATGGCTTTAGCTATGATGCTTCTCAAGAAATTGCAGTCAAAGCATTGCAGCAGGTGTATGAACAGCTGGTGGCTCAGCACCAGAAATCTGAACTGATCACATCTGTTAAGGCAGCTCTGGGTTTCAAGCCTAAGGCTATTAAAGGCTTGTATTTTTGGGGAGGTGTGGGTCGAGGTAAAACCTACCTGATGGATACTTTTTTTGAATCACTGCCATTTGAACAAAAGCAACGTCTGCATTTTCATCATTTTATGCGCTTGGTGCATGAGCAATTAGAAGTGCACAAAGGCAAAGCCAATCCATTGACCATCGTCGCCACTGAGTTTGCTAAAAAATATCGCGTGCTTTGTTTCGATGAGTTTTTTGTCAGCGATATTGGTGACGCAATGATTTTGGCAAACCTATTGAAGACTCTGTTTGATTCTGGCGTCACGCTGATCGCAACCTC
Coding sequences within:
- a CDS encoding YhcB family protein codes for the protein MLHITWLTFIVSIFAALIVGGFLSQLLLTITGKDKSSLKRELSQLKKAHQDYQVSVTEHFGRTTELINELSENYQQIQRHLSQGAEEFVKPELRIAAHREEPNLEDLAPKTDEPALDRPWDYADKTPHQEGTLSETFGLKDSDSPKT
- the cysD gene encoding sulfate adenylyltransferase subunit CysD, whose translation is MNRSKFTHLKQLEAESIHIIREVVAEFDNPVMLYSIGKDSAVMLHLARKAFFPGKLPFKLLHVDTDWKFKEMIEFRDNIAKKYDFDLLVHKNQDGLDQGINPFDHGSSVHTDVMKTQGLKQALDKYGFDAAFGGARRDEEKSRAKERVYSFRDSNHRWDPKNQRPELWNNYNARINKGESIRVFPLSNWTELDIWQYIHLEEIEIVPLYFSAKRPVVERDGMLINVNDDRMKLQPGEKIQFKNVRFRTLGCYPLTGAVESEATTLPEIIQEMLLTTTSERQGRAIDHDSSGSMEKKKQEGYF
- a CDS encoding Nif3-like dinuclear metal center hexameric protein; protein product: MGVLRNELETYLAKLLNAEQFKDYCPNGLQVEGQMQIERIVTGVTASQGLIEAAIAHNAQAILVHHGYFWKGESPIIKGIKRNRISTLLQHDINLFAYHLPLDVHETLGNNVLLAKDMGWQIDGELAGTVGLQGQLAEPTSAGELKTKLAEKLDFNVLHIGDETRQVKRLAWCTGGAPDYLQQAVDAGVDAFISGEINERTAHLAQESGVHYFAAGHHATERYGVRALGEHVASTFDIDVQFVDLPVPV
- the cysN gene encoding sulfate adenylyltransferase subunit CysN; the protein is MSHQSDLIATDINAYLEQHQNKELLRFLTCGSVDDGKSTLIGRLLHDSKMIYEDQLAAIEKDSQKSGTTGEKVDLALLVDGLQAEREQGITIDVAYRYFSTAKRKFIIADTPGHEQYTRNMATGASTCDLAIILIDARHGVMTQTRRHSFIAHLLGLKHLIVAVNKMDLVEFSEQRFEEIKADYLAFAEQLSIPDIQFVPMSALEGDNVVNASENMPWFKGQTMMQLLETTQIANDESFEGFRLPVQYVNRPNLNFRGFAGTIAAGRIKPGDKVVALPSGQSSSVDEIVTFDGNLDEAHVGQAVTVTLNDEIDISRGDMLVKAGEQPMIGQSFETKLVWMNEAPLVPGRQYYFKIGHQLCIGSVTQINEKIDVNTLETSRASELELNSIATVTIHLNKQVVVDAYQQNKHTGEFIMIDRLSNGTVAAGMIEKEADAADQRLVSDQDRKVRYQQSPVTVVVNNAELAVQLEQRLFNRGHAAVIVRAEDALTVCPYIEAAGLIAIVAGSEQKLPFGITLNNNAVDELLDELKTQSILLEI
- a CDS encoding S1C family serine protease gives rise to the protein MSQKSPITHRLKYEWLVSIALGLLIGLTVLVFKQALQPRQSSLANASFAQALAPVLPYTVSIYTSQTVSINRSALQQDEFFAQYLPNNQSDNLYKKTNLGSGIILDTQGHIVTNAHVVKGAQQIIVVAHNGEQAEVISTLIDNDTDIAVLQTGLRISQPLPTSDSSQLKVGDLAFTIGNPFGIGQSVSMGIISATSRAQPQLTNLTDFIQTDAAINPGNSGGALVNANGEVIGMNTAIFSSSGGSQGIGFAIPFEHVQMVAQQLLTSGMISRGYIGIDVNEVRLTESWQETQTSALVVTAIAPNSPAAIAGIQVGDILLSVDNEPLISRAQAARLTAQLLPEQQSQLRLIRDNKAIEVTVTIGYRNN